The genome window CTCGATCAGCCCGTAGCCGCCGTCGGTGCGGCGATAGACGACGCTGTACTTCTTGGTATCCACGTTGTTGAACAGGTAGAAGGCGTGGTTGACGAGCTCCATTTCCAGGATGGCGTCCTCCACGCTCATAGGGCGCATTGCGAACCGCTTCGTCCGAACGACCCGGGGCTCCTCGTGGGACTCCGCGCCGTTGGTGGAGACGGGCTCTGCGCCGGGCGCGGTCCTGATGGAAGACACGTCGCCGTTTCGGGTTGAGCGCTTCCCCTGCTCCGAGCGGTAGACCTTGCCCTTGAAGCGCTCTATCTGGCGGTCCATTAGGTCGGTAACGGCGTCCATCGCCGCGTTAACGTTGCTGGAGCGTGCCTGGGCGCGCATCATGTAGCCCTTGACGACGAACGAGAGCTGGACTTCAATGCGGTCCGCCTCG of SAR202 cluster bacterium contains these proteins:
- the raiA gene encoding ribosome-associated translation inhibitor RaiA: MELKIKTRNIELTPQTQDYIQKKFERLDRHLKPEGSAQLEVSRTMTRAEADRIEVQLSFVVKGYMMRAQARSSNVNAAMDAVTDLMDRQIERFKGKVYRSEQGKRSTRNGDVSSIRTAPGAEPVSTNGAESHEEPRVVRTKRFAMRPMSVEDAILEMELVNHAFYLFNNVDTKKYSVVYRRTDGGYGLIEPETA